The following are encoded in a window of Sorex araneus isolate mSorAra2 chromosome 11, mSorAra2.pri, whole genome shotgun sequence genomic DNA:
- the LOC101545741 gene encoding interferon-induced protein with tetratricopeptide repeats 1: MSDRSNETLIKECLLQLRCHFTWGLQIDNTEMPDLENRVFDQIEFLDVQCNTRMYNLLAYVKHLAGQNQEALESLKEAEDFLLQEFTDQSDVRGLVTWGNYAWLYHHMGRLGEAQTYLDKVEKTCKKLASPFSHRMECPELDCEEGWALLKCGRNNYERAKVCFEKALEVDPTNPEFSSGYAIITYRLNRLNIRVEEKLSTLKNSLHPLEQAIRLNPEDVCLKVLLALCLQDTGREDEGEKYIEEALANKTSHTYILRYAAKFHLKKGSLDQALQLLKKALKDTPSSASVHHQIGLCYKAKIIQNKKVTHWQSRGQNRENIEKLARIAINHLKFALKYKPTFVIAYLNLAEIYIEIGEYSKAEDTYQKVSHLKSLTEEDLQQIHHRYGKFQEFQRKSEVNAIIHYLEAVKIKKPSFSRDKSISALEKCVLKKLQKNEFDVEGLCLLGFVQKQKGEITKALESYEQALKLAAGQESSVDMS; this comes from the coding sequence CGACAGATCCAATGAGACTCTCATCAAAGAGTGCCTGCTCCAGCTGAGATGCCACTTTACGTGGGGCTTGCAAATTGACAACACTGAAATGCCTGATTTAGAAAACAGGGTCTTTGATCAGATTGAGTTCCTGGATGTCCAATGCAATACGAGAATGTACAACCTGCTGGCCTACGTGAAACACCTGGCAGGTCAGAATCAAGAAGCCCTGGAGAGTTTGAAAGAAGCCGAAGACTTTCTGCTGCAAGAATTCACTGACCAATCAGATGTGAGAGGTCTGGTCACCTGGGGCAACTATGCCTGGCTGTACCACCACATGGGCAGGCTGGGAGAAGCCCAGACTTACCTGGACAAGGTAGAGAAGACGTGCAAGAAGTTGGCAAGTCCCTTCAGCCACAGGATGGAGTGTCCAGAGCTCGACTGTGAGGAAGGATGGGCCTTGCTGAAATGTGGAAGAAATAATTATGAACGAGCCAAGGTTTGCTTTGAAAAGGCTTTGGAAGTGGACCCTACAAACCCTGAATTCAGTTCTGGGTATGCAATCATAACCTACCGCCTGAACCGCCTTAATATAAGAGTAGAGGAAAAACTGTCCACGCTGAAAAATAGTCTGCACCCCCTAGAACAGGCCATCAGATTAAATCCAGAAGATGTATGTCTAAAGGTTCTCCTAGCGCTGTGTCTTCAGGACACAGGACgagaagatgaaggagaaaaatacattgaagaagCACTGGCCAACAAGACCTCACATACCTACATCCTTCGGTATGCAGCAAAGTTTCACCTCAAAAAAGGCTCTTTGGATCAAGCTCTTCAGCTCTTAAAAAAGGCATTGAAGGACACACCCTCCTCTGCCTCAGTGCATCACCAGATAGGGCTTTGCTACAAAGCAAAAATCATCCAAAATAAAAAGGTCACACACTGGCAGTCCAGAGGGCAGaatagagaaaatattgaaaaactggCAAGAATAGCTATAAATCATTTGAAATTTGCTCTGAAATACAAGCCCACCTTTGTGATTGCTTACCTAAACCTGGCAGAAATTTACATAGAAATCGGTGAGTACAGCAAAGCTGAGGACACCTACCAAAAAGTGTCACACCTGAAATCACTCACAGAAGAAGACCTGCAACAGATACATCACCGCTATGGCAAATTTCAGGAATTTCAGAGGAAATCTGAAGTAAATGCAATTATCCATTATTTAGAAGCagtgaaaataaagaaaccatCTTTTTCGAGAGATAAAAGTATCAGTGCATTGGAGAAATGTGTCTTAAAGAAACTTCAGAAAAATGAATTTGATGTGGAAGGCTTGTGCCTCCTTGGGTTCGTGCAGAAGCAGAAAGGAGAAATCACGAAGGCCCTGGAGAGCTATGAGCAAGCCCTGAAGCTGGCTGCCGGCCAGGAGAGTTCTGTGGACATGAGCTGA
- the IFIT5 gene encoding interferon-induced protein with tetratricopeptide repeats 5: MSEIPKDSLKAILLELECHFTWNLLKEDIDLFDVEDTIGQQLEFLNTKSKLTLYNLLAYVKHLKGQNKDALVCLEQAEEIIQREHSGEEVRSLVTWGNYAWVYYHMGQLEAALRYTDKVGDVCKKFSSPSGYKLERPEIDCEKGWALLKFGGKYYQKAKVAFEKALEVEPDNPEFNIGYAITVYRLDDSDREGSIKSFSLGPLRKAVTLNPDNTYIKVFLALKLQDVHAEAEGEKYIEEILDQIASQPYVLRYAAKFYRRKNSWDKALELLKKALEVTPTSSFLHHQMGLCYRAQMIQIKKATRNKPKGKDKLKVDELITSAIFHFKAAVERDSMFAFAYTDLANMYAEGGQYSNAEDIFQKALRLENITDDHKHQIHYHYGRFQEFHCKSENIAIHHYLEALKVKDRSSLRTKLTSSLKKLASKRLGHDDSDVQSLSALGFVYKLEGERRQAAEYYERAQKIDPENEEFLAALCELRL; the protein is encoded by the exons ATGAG TGAAATTCCTAAGGATTCCTTGAAGGCCATTCTGTTGGAATTAGAATGCCACTTCACATGGAATTTACTCAAAGAAGACATCGATCTCTTTGATGTGGAAGATACAATTGGGCAACAGCTTGAATTTCTTAACACAAAGTCCAAACTTACTCTTTACAACCTGCTGGCCTATGTGAAACACCTCAAAGGCCAAAATAAAGATGCCCTAGTGTGCTTGGAGCAAGCCGAAGAAATAATCCAGCGAGAACACTCAGGGGAAGAAGTCCGAAGCCTGGTCACTTGGGGAAACTACGCGTGGGTGTACTACCACATGGGCCAACTTGAAGCAGCTCTGCGGTATACAGACAAGGTAGGGGACGTCTGCAAGAAATTCTCCAGTCCTTCCGGCTACAAGTTGGAGCGCCCTGAGATTGACTGTGAGAAAGGGTGGGCGCTCTTAAAGTTTGGAGGAAAATATTACCAAAAGGCTAAAGTGGCTTTTGAGAAGGCTCTGGAGGTGGAACCGGATAATCCAGAATTTAACATTGGCTATGCCATCACAGTGTATCGGCTGGATGATTCTGACAGGGAAGGGTCCATAAAAAGTTTTTCCCTGGGCCCTCTTAGGAAGGCTGTCACCCTGAACCCAGACAACACCTACATTAAGGTTTTCCTGGCACTGAAGCTGCAGGATGTACATGCAGAAGCTGAGGGGGAAAAGTATATTGAGGAAATCCTGGACCAAATCGCTTCTCAGCCCTATGTCCTTCGATATGCTGCCAAATTCTACAGGAGAAAAAACTCCTGGGACAAAGCTCTTGAACTTTTGAAAAAGGCTTTGGAAGTGACTCCAACCTCTTCTTTCCTGCATCATCAAATGGGGCTTTGCTATAGGGCGCAAATGATTCAAATCAAGAAGGCCACGCGCAACAAGCCGAAAGGAAAAGATAAGCTGAAGGTTGATGAGCTGATCACATCTGCTATATTTCATTTCAAAGCAGCCGTGGAACGAGACTCTATGTTTGCTTTTGCCTACACAGACCTGGCCAACATGTACGCGGAAGGGGGTCAGTATAGCAACGCTGAAGACATTTTCCAGAAAGCCCTGCGTCTGGAGAATATAACCGATGATCACAAACATCAGATCCATTACCACTATGGCCGCTTTCAGGAATTCCACTGTAAATCAGAAAATATTGCCATCCACCATTATCTAGAAGCCTTAAAGGTTAAAGATAGGTCCTCCCTTCGCACCAAACTGACAAGCTCCCTGAAGAAATTGGCTTCCAAGAGACTCGGTCACGATGATTCGGATGTGCAGAGTTTAAGTGCCCTTGGGTTTGTGTATAAGCtagagggggagagaaggcaaGCTGCTGAGTATTATGAAAGGGCCCAAAAGATAGATCCAGAAAATGAAGAATTCCTTGCTGCGCTATGTGAACTGCGACTTTAA